The DNA region GGCGTCCGGCGCGCCGTGCGGAGACCCGCCCGGATTGTAGTGAGCGCCTGCCGACGCGGCGTCCGGAGCGGAGCAGTCCCCGTTCTCGTGGAGGTGGAATCCGTGCGTCCCAGGCGAGAGCCCCTCGAAGGAAGCCGTGACGCGGACCCCGCCGTCGACCTTGTAGAAGCGCACGTCCCCGCGCGCCGTGTTCCCCTGCGTGGGCGCGATGCTCGCCATCAGGTAGGCGCCCGAGCCCGTGCCCGCGGTGGTCGTTGGTGACGTATCCGATGTGGTCGAGGCGCAGCCGTACAGTCCCACGAATGCGACGAATGCGATGAGCAAAGCCTGCGATTCACGCTTCATGAAGGTTATCCCCCGTGCGACGTCCATGTTCCACGAGGCCCGTTCGGGCCGCGCGCATCCATTCAGGCTACCGGTTCGGGGGTGCCCCGTTCCAGGGGCGATTAGAAATAACTGGCCGCGGTGAGCGTGAGTCCGGCGAAGGGGGTGCGGTTGTCGAAGCGGTCGTGGCGCGCCTCGTAGTACCAGCCGGCGCGCACCACCGCGCGGTTCGCGTGGCGGAAGTTCAGGCTCGCGGTCACGCGCGCGCGGGAGTCGCCCACGGCGCGCGCGTCGAGATCGACCGCGTCCGCGCGGAGGGAAGCCGTGAGCCGCGACCGCTTCCATCCCTTCCGCACGGGCTGGAGCAGCGTGCGGCCGGCCTCGAGGGAGAGGCCCCATTGGCGCTCCGCATACAGACCCTCGAGCCCCGGCGGAACGTCCACCAGCGCGAGCGCCGCCTCGCTGAAGAGGCGGAAGCCCGCGAGCGAGGACGCCGCATCCGCCACGAAGAGGTGCGCGCTTCGCGCCTCGTCCACCGTGACGCCCGAGATCTCGGTGCGGTTGTAGCGGCCGCTCTGGGCGGCGAGCCCCAGCTCGGATCCGCCGCCGGGACTCCAGACGACCCTCGCGGCGAGCGCGGGGACGCCGTTCTGGTCGCCGTAGTTGTTCCGTCCGCTCGGGACGCGCGTGCCGCCCTCGCCTCCCATGACGACGCCGTCGTCGTAACCGGTGACGACGTCGAGCTCGTACGCGAAGGTCCCCGACTCCGTCCGGCCCGCGACGCCGATGCCGAGCTCGGAGTACGGAACGCCCACCAGGTCCGTCGCGACGAGGGACCGCTCGGCGAACTCGCACGCGGGCGCGTCGTGGCTCAGGTTCGTGGTGCCGAGCGGCGCCGGCAGGACGCCCGCGTGGAAGCGGAGCGGGCCGCCGGTCCGGTACTCGATCGCCGCGCGCTCGAGGGTGAAGTCGTCCTGCCCGCGGTCGTAGGCGCCCTTCAAGGCGAGCCGCACGCGCGGGTGGAAGCGCACGTCGACGAAGCCTCCCGCCTGGCCGAAGGAGAACCAGTCCGGGTTCGACACGCCCGCCTGCCGGTCGTGTCCGAAGCGGAGCTCGCCGTACGCGCCGTAGGAGATCCCGTCTCGATTCCCGCGGTACGGCGTGTCGGTCTGCGAGAGCGGCGTCTTCGCGGGAGAGCCCTGCGTGGCGGCCCTGCCGTCGCCCACGAGACCCGCCACCCCGAGGAGGAATGCGACCGCCGGGCCCAGGCCGCGCGCGCCTCGAGCCACGCGTGAGGTGACCGTCGCCGCGGGACTCACCGCGACTCCACGAAGTCGAGGAGCGCGCCGCGCTCCTCCGGCGTCATGCCCAGAAACGCGTCGCGTGATGCGGCGGCCTCCCCACCGTGCAGACGGACCGCCTCGTCGACCGATCGCGCCCGTCCATCGTGAAGGAGGAGGAGCTGCCCGCCGAGGAAGTCCCGCGCCACGCGCAACCCCCAGAGAGGCGCCGTGCGCCACTCTCTGCCGTCCGCGTTTCCGTCCGGGCGGTTGTCCGCCAGCTCGTCGCCCAGATCGTGGAGGAGGAGGTCGGAGTAGAGCGCGATCTCGTGGTTCGAGATCGCCTCGATCTCGTGCGTCCCGGTGCGCATCACCGGGATGTGGCACGCGTTGCAGCGCGCCGTGGTGAAGAGCGCCTCGCCCTGGCGCCGGCGGTCCGTCCATTCGCCGGGCGCGGGGGGCGCGAGCATGCGCATGTACTGGATCACGTCCGCGACGTGATTCCCCGCCACCTCGGGATCCGGTGCCTCGTCGAGGCCGTCCGGCGCGGGAGCGATCGGATTCACGTTCTCCGTGGGACGCTGCGGCGTGGTCATGCCGATGTCCTGGTGGTATGCCTCGACCGTCTGCTGGAGAAGCGAGGACACCTGCGCCTTCCGCCCGAACTTTCCGACACGAGGGGCAGAGCCTCCGCCGGGCTCGGTCGCGGGAACGTACGGCGCGGGCGTGACCCAGTTCGCCCGGCCGGAGATCCCGTCTCCGTTCGAATCCGAGGGGTCCTCGTTCGAGAGGATCGTCGACTCGGTGAGCGCCTCCAGAAAGCCCACGCCGAACACCGGAGGCGGGAGCCGGTACGAGACGTCCGCGCCCGCGGGAACCTGCTCGGGAGTCGCGCCCGGGATCGCCTTCGTCTGGACCTGTGGGCCGCCTTCGCCGGGGACGAGATCCGTTCCTCGGCTGAA from Candidatus Eisenbacteria bacterium includes:
- a CDS encoding superoxide dismutase family protein — its product is MKRESQALLIAFVAFVGLYGCASTTSDTSPTTTAGTGSGAYLMASIAPTQGNTARGDVRFYKVDGGVRVTASFEGLSPGTHGFHLHENGDCSAPDAASAGAHYNPGGSPHGAPDA
- a CDS encoding di-heme oxidoredictase family protein: MTHLPWTQCFRHGPQRAARTHEADAHRSRGKGIAPGAVALVAICATCAILIGCESMLTTKPDPANRFDEPVAGLDNGELGDFQDGHEQFRKAFSVQEGLGPIFNNVSCASCHSGDGRGMTENILTRFSRGTDLVPGEGGPQVQTKAIPGATPEQVPAGADVSYRLPPPVFGVGFLEALTESTILSNEDPSDSNGDGISGRANWVTPAPYVPATEPGGGSAPRVGKFGRKAQVSSLLQQTVEAYHQDIGMTTPQRPTENVNPIAPAPDGLDEAPDPEVAGNHVADVIQYMRMLAPPAPGEWTDRRRQGEALFTTARCNACHIPVMRTGTHEIEAISNHEIALYSDLLLHDLGDELADNRPDGNADGREWRTAPLWGLRVARDFLGGQLLLLHDGRARSVDEAVRLHGGEAAASRDAFLGMTPEERGALLDFVESR